In one window of Gemmatimonadaceae bacterium DNA:
- the cobA gene encoding uroporphyrinogen-III C-methyltransferase translates to MTGSSSARPDRDTGIVYLVGAGPGDPGLLTLRGGELLVMCDAIVYDALANPALLALASAVERDEPVELHDVGKRGGAADSSRQAEINALLVRLAREGKRVVRLKGGDPFVFGRGGEEAQALAAADIRFEIVPGVTAGIAAAAYAGIPVTHRGVATSVTLVTGHEDPARDASGTDWAALARAGGTIVLYMGVQTLPRIAEALIAGGLSADTPAAMVQWGTHPHQRAVVATLGTLHDTAVREKLSAPVITIIGDVVALRDEIAWFDTRPLFGKRIVVTRARSQAASLSERLAAAGASVIEMPATRIESLDPAPLRAALGRLRDYAWIAFTSQNAVRFFWAELRAAGLDARALAGAKVAAVGPATADVLLSHGLAVDVAPDRFVAEALLDALHGRRDVKGARVLYATAEGARDTLQLGLQELGAVVDRVDLYRSVLDGSGAEQLAVRMRNDGADLVTFTSASSVTNFVDAVGVDVAREAPAASIGPVTTQAARAAGLDVVVEASESTIPGLVNAIVDHFAGAASAAAR, encoded by the coding sequence GTGACCGGATCTTCGTCGGCTCGCCCGGATCGCGACACGGGGATCGTCTATCTCGTCGGCGCGGGCCCCGGCGATCCGGGACTGCTCACGCTTCGCGGCGGCGAGTTGCTCGTCATGTGCGACGCGATCGTGTACGACGCGCTCGCGAACCCGGCGCTCCTCGCGCTCGCGTCGGCGGTGGAGCGCGACGAGCCGGTCGAACTGCACGACGTCGGGAAGCGCGGCGGCGCCGCCGATTCGAGTCGCCAAGCCGAGATCAACGCGCTGCTCGTGCGCCTCGCGCGCGAGGGAAAGCGTGTCGTGCGGTTGAAAGGCGGTGACCCGTTCGTGTTCGGCCGCGGTGGAGAGGAAGCACAAGCGCTCGCCGCCGCCGACATTCGGTTCGAGATCGTTCCTGGCGTCACGGCCGGAATCGCCGCCGCCGCGTACGCGGGTATTCCCGTGACGCACCGCGGCGTCGCGACTTCCGTGACGCTCGTGACCGGCCACGAAGATCCGGCGCGCGATGCCAGTGGAACCGACTGGGCCGCGTTGGCGCGTGCCGGCGGCACGATCGTGCTCTACATGGGCGTGCAGACTCTGCCGCGCATCGCCGAAGCGCTCATCGCCGGCGGCCTGAGCGCGGACACGCCGGCCGCGATGGTGCAGTGGGGGACGCACCCGCACCAACGAGCCGTGGTGGCAACGCTCGGGACACTCCACGACACCGCCGTTCGCGAAAAGCTCTCCGCGCCCGTCATCACGATCATCGGCGACGTGGTGGCGCTGCGAGACGAAATCGCCTGGTTCGACACGCGCCCGCTCTTCGGCAAACGAATCGTCGTCACGCGGGCGCGCTCGCAGGCGGCGTCGCTCAGCGAACGGCTCGCCGCGGCCGGCGCTTCGGTGATCGAGATGCCGGCGACGCGCATCGAGTCGCTCGATCCGGCACCGTTGCGCGCCGCGCTGGGCCGCCTGAGAGACTACGCGTGGATTGCGTTCACGAGCCAGAACGCGGTGCGATTCTTCTGGGCCGAGCTGCGCGCGGCAGGACTGGATGCCCGCGCCCTGGCTGGAGCGAAGGTCGCCGCCGTCGGTCCCGCTACCGCCGATGTGCTGCTCTCACACGGCCTCGCCGTCGATGTCGCACCCGACCGCTTTGTCGCCGAGGCGCTGCTCGACGCGCTGCACGGACGACGCGACGTGAAAGGCGCGCGTGTCCTCTACGCGACGGCCGAGGGCGCGAGAGACACGCTGCAGCTGGGACTTCAGGAGCTCGGCGCCGTCGTCGACCGTGTGGACCTCTACCGCTCCGTGCTCGACGGAAGCGGCGCCGAGCAGCTCGCGGTGAGGATGCGCAACGACGGCGCGGATCTCGTGACGTTCACCTCCGCCTCATCCGTCACCAACTTCGTCGACGCCGTCGGCGTGGACGTGGCGAGGGAAGCGCCCGCCGCGTCGATCGGTCCCGTGACGACGCAGGCGGCGCGGGCGGCCGGACTCGACGTCGTCGTCGAAGCGAGCGAGTCCACGATCCCGGGCCTGGTGAACGCGATCGTCGATCATTTCGCGGGCGCCGCGTCGGCCGCCGCCCGCTGA
- the ccsA gene encoding cytochrome c biogenesis protein CcsA, which translates to MTTSPMTLPADARVAPDAAPKRIFGWLFAVAILAVMGAYVRAIYFTPIEAQQGAVQKIYYLHVPAWIACYLAYGLVAIGSVINLWLHDERADRLAASAAEVGILFNTVGLTVGPVWAKPIWGTWWTWDARLTSTLFLWFIFAAYLVLRGAIESPAMRARFSAVLAILGVLLIPFIHLSVYLFRTLHPMPIMLQPQALVNPPLSPEMETTFLVSSLAFLLLCVALVVSRYRLATLRAAADDAEGVGQ; encoded by the coding sequence CATGACTCTTCCAGCCGATGCGCGCGTCGCGCCGGACGCCGCGCCGAAACGAATCTTCGGCTGGCTATTCGCCGTCGCGATCCTCGCCGTGATGGGCGCGTATGTTCGCGCCATCTACTTCACGCCCATCGAGGCGCAGCAAGGCGCGGTGCAGAAGATCTACTATCTGCACGTTCCGGCCTGGATCGCTTGCTACCTCGCCTACGGCCTCGTCGCCATCGGCTCGGTCATCAACCTCTGGCTGCACGACGAGCGCGCCGATCGCCTGGCTGCGAGCGCGGCGGAAGTCGGGATCCTGTTCAACACGGTCGGCCTTACCGTCGGGCCGGTGTGGGCCAAGCCGATCTGGGGCACCTGGTGGACGTGGGACGCGCGCCTCACGTCGACGCTGTTTCTCTGGTTCATCTTCGCCGCGTATCTCGTGCTCCGGGGGGCGATCGAGTCGCCGGCGATGCGCGCGCGATTCTCCGCCGTGCTGGCCATCCTCGGCGTGTTGCTGATTCCGTTCATCCATCTCAGCGTCTACCTGTTCCGCACGCTCCATCCCATGCCGATCATGCTCCAGCCGCAGGCGCTGGTGAATCCGCCGCTTTCGCCGGAAATGGAAACGACGTTCCTCGTGTCGTCGCTCGCGTTCCTGCTGCTCTGCGTCGCGCTCGTCGTCTCACGCTACCGGCTCGCCACGCTGCGCGCCGCCGCTGACGACGCCGAAGGAGTCGGCCAATGA